A window of Nocardia arthritidis genomic DNA:
GCGGCGAGTCGGCTCAGCAACCCGATCCGGTCCTCGGCGCGCAGTTCCAGGATCACCTGGCCGGGCAATGAACTGTCCGACCAGATCACCCGCGGTTGGGCCTGCGCGAACGGGCTCGGTTTGGCGCCGACCGAGTCACGTTCTCGCTTGGCCAGCAAAGCGGGCAGGTCCAGGTCGCCCGCGATCGCGCGGATCAGCTCCTGCCGCAGCAAACCCGGATCCGGCGGATCGCCGAACTTCGGTGAGACGACGAAGGTGTTGATCGCCGAATCCCCCTCGCTGCCGAGCGCCGCGGACAGCACGCGCAGCGAGTGCAGCGCCAGGACACCGGCCGCCTCGGAGAGCAGTCCCGGCGTATCCGGCGCGATGACGGTGACCTCGTGCGTGTGTTTGCCCGCGCCCGGCCGCAATTCGACGTGCACGCCGCCCCACTTCGCCTTGGCGACCAGTTCCGGATCGATTTCGGCCGGGGTCGGGAGCCGGTCGCCCGCCATCACCAGGCGGCAGCGGCGGACGAGTTCGCCGATCAGCGAGGCCTTCCAGTCGCCCCAGACGCCGGGGCCGGTGGCCAGCGAATCCGCCTCGGCGAGGGTGTGCAGCAGATCGAGCAGTTGCGCGTCGCCGCCGAGCGCATCGACGACGAACTGGATGGTCTCCGGATCGGCCAGGTCGCGCCGGGTCGCGGTATCGGGCAGCAGCAGATGGTGCCGGACGATAGCGCTCAGCGTCCGCACATCGGACGGCCACAGGCCGAGGCGGCGGCCGACCTGGGTGGCCAGTTCCGCGCCGACGACGCTGTGATCGCCCGCCCGTCCCTTGCCGATGTCGTGCAGCAGCGCACCGAGCAGCAGCAGGTCCGGCCGGGCGACGCGGGTGCTCAGCGCGCTGGCGTAGGCGACCGTCTCCATCAGGTGTCGGTCCACGGTCCAGGTGTGCATGGCATCCCGCGGCGGCAGGTCGCGCACCGCGCCCCACTCCGGAAACAGCCTGCCCCACAAGCCCGTTCGGTCCAGCGCCTCGACGGCATCGATGACGCCGCGGCCCGCGCCGAGCAGCACGAGCAGATCGTTGACCGCCTCCTTGGGCCACGGTTCGCGCAGTTCGGGCGCGTCCTCGGAGAGCCGGTTCAGCGTGGTCGCCGACATCGGCAGTCCGGTCTGCGCCGAGGCCGCGGCCACCCGCAGCACCAGACCGGGATCCCGTTGCGGCCGTGCGTCCCTGGCCAGCACCACCTCACCCGCGTGCTCGACGACACCCTCGTCGAGCGGGCGGCGCACCGGCATGCGGCGCAACCGCGCCAGCCCGCGCCGCGGCAGCGCGTTGGCGGCGGTGCGCAGGCCGACATCCACCGAATAGCTGACGGTCCGCGCGGAATCACTGAGGGTGCGGGCGAGGTCGAAGCGGTCACCGATGCGCAGCGCGCCGCCGATTTCGTCGGCATCCTGTGCCCGCAGCTGATCTCGGGCGCGTCCGGCGACCCGATGTAACTCCGTGCGAACATCCAGCAAACGTCGTTGGGCCTGTTTGAGACCGCCTCCCGGCACGTCCGGACCGAGTCCCGGCATGGCGTCGGTCAGCTGTGCGATAGCCAGCGCGTCGAGCAATTGGATATCGCGCAATCCGCCGCGGCCATTCTTCAGATCCGGTTCGGCCCGGTGCGCGATCTCCCCGCTGCGCTGCCAGCGCGCCTGTGCCTGGGCGACCAAAGCGTCGAAGCGCGAACGGATTCCGGTGCGCCACTCCCGGCGCACCCCGCCGATCAGCAGATTGCTGAGTTCCTCGTCGCCGACGATATGCCGGGCCTCCAGCATGCCGAGCGCGGCGGTCAGATCGTCGGCGGCGACCCGAACGGCCTGCGCCACGGTGCGCACGCTGTGGTCGAGTTTGATATGTGCGTCCCAGAGCGGATACCAGAGCCGGTCGGCCACCTCCGCGACCCGCTTCGGATCGACGTCGTCGTGCAGCAGCACCAGATCCAGATCGGAATACGGCAGCATCTCCCGCCGCCCCAACCCGCCGACCGCCACCACCGCCAGACCGCTGTCGCGGGCGATGCCGAGCTCGGCGCCCTTGCCGGTGAGCCACAGTTCGTAGAGGTCGACCAGCGCCTGCCGCAGTGATTCGGCGTCGAGGCGCGGATTCCTCGGATGGCCCCCGTCGAGTAGTTGGTCACGCGCCCGAACCAGATCCGCCGCACCACCGGACACTTCGTACTGCTCACTAGCCACTGCCCACCACCCCAATCGATGCTGGCGGCCCCGTCCCGACCGGTGCTCCGGTGGGAGCGGGGCCGCCGCTCAGCCTCGTCATGCTGTTTTCGCGCCGCTCACGGACCCTGGGTGGTCACGCTGCGCCACCTCCTTCGGGCCCGACGCGCACGTCACGGTTACAGCGCGTCGGTACCACGTTCGCCGGTCCGCACCCGGATGATCGACTCGACCGGGGTGACCCAGACCTTGCCGTCACCGATCTTGCCCGTCCGAGCCGCCTCGACGATGACCTCGACGACCTTGTCGACCGACGCATCGTCCACGACGACCTCGACCCGGACCTTCGGGACGAAATCGACCGAGTACTCCGCGCCGCGGTACACCTCGGTGTGACCCTTCTGGCGACCGTAGCCCTGTACCTCGCTGACGGTCATGCCCAGCACGCCCGCCTGCTCCAGACCGGTCTTCACGTCCTCCAGAGTGAACGGTTTGACGATTGCGGTGATCAGTTTCATTGCGGTCATGCCTCCTTGACGGCCGTACGTGCCGTGCTACCCACAGCAGCAAAATCGTATGCCGTTTCCGCGTGCTCGGATTCGTCCAAGCCGAGCGATTCGGCCTCGTCGCTGGCGCGCAACCCGATCGTGAACTTGACGATGTAGGCGATGATCAGCGCCGCGACGAACGAGAAGGCAAGCACCACAAGGGCGCCCACCGCCTGCCGCCATAGCTGATCGATACCACCACCGTAGAACAGGCCCTTGGTGTTCGCGTACAGACCCGAAGTGGCGGCGGGCGATTCGGGCGCCAGGAACAGCCCGACCATAAGGGTGCCGACGATGCCGCCGACCAGGTGGACACCGACCACGTCGAGCGAATCGTCGAAGCCCAGTTTGAACTTCAGGCCGACCGCGAGCGCGCAGGCGATGCCTGCGACCGCGCCGATCGCGAGCGCGCCGAGCACGTTCACCGAGGAACACGACGGGGTGATCGCGACCAGACCGGCGACGATGCCCGAGGCGGCGCCCAGCGAGGTGGCGTGACCGTCGCGCAGCCGCTCCACCAGCAGCCAGCCGAGCATGGCCGCGCAGGTCGCGATGGTGGTGGTGATGAACGTGCTGCCCGCCGCGCCGTTGGAGCTCACCGCGGAACCGGCGTTGAAGCCGTACCAGCCGAACCACAGCAGGCCGGCGCCGAGCATCACGAACGGCAGGTTGTGCGGACGGAACGCGGTCTTCGGCCAGCCCCTGCGCTTACCGAGCACCAGCACCAGTGCCAGACCCGCCGCACCGGCGTTGATGTGCACCGCCGTGCCGCCCGCGAAGTCGATCGCCTTGAGATGGTTGGCGATCCAGCCGCCCGCGTGCACCAGGTTGCCGTCCGGATCCTTGACGTCGAAGTCGAAGACCCAGTGCGCCACCGGGAAATAGACGACCGTCGCCCAGATGCCCGCGAACAACATCCATGCGCCGAACTTGAGCCGGTCGGCAACCGCACCCGAGATGAGGGCAACCGTGATGATCGCGAACATCAATTGGAACGCGACGAATACGGTCATCGGAATCGTGCCCGCCAGCGGAATATGCACCTCCGGAGTGGTGATATTGCCTGCGGCGTCTTTCACCGCGTCCGCCGAATTGCCGCCGATCAGACCCTTGAGCCCGAAGAACTGCGCCGGATCGCCGATAACACCGAATTTGTTGTCGCCGAACGCCATCGAGTATCCGTACAGCGACCACAGCACGCCGATGAGACCCATGGCGCCGATGCTCATCATGATCATGTTCAGCACGTTCTTGGAACGCACCATCCCGCCATAGAAAAACGCCAGGCCAGGCGTCATC
This region includes:
- a CDS encoding [protein-PII] uridylyltransferase, giving the protein MASEQYEVSGGAADLVRARDQLLDGGHPRNPRLDAESLRQALVDLYELWLTGKGAELGIARDSGLAVVAVGGLGRREMLPYSDLDLVLLHDDVDPKRVAEVADRLWYPLWDAHIKLDHSVRTVAQAVRVAADDLTAALGMLEARHIVGDEELSNLLIGGVRREWRTGIRSRFDALVAQAQARWQRSGEIAHRAEPDLKNGRGGLRDIQLLDALAIAQLTDAMPGLGPDVPGGGLKQAQRRLLDVRTELHRVAGRARDQLRAQDADEIGGALRIGDRFDLARTLSDSARTVSYSVDVGLRTAANALPRRGLARLRRMPVRRPLDEGVVEHAGEVVLARDARPQRDPGLVLRVAAASAQTGLPMSATTLNRLSEDAPELREPWPKEAVNDLLVLLGAGRGVIDAVEALDRTGLWGRLFPEWGAVRDLPPRDAMHTWTVDRHLMETVAYASALSTRVARPDLLLLGALLHDIGKGRAGDHSVVGAELATQVGRRLGLWPSDVRTLSAIVRHHLLLPDTATRRDLADPETIQFVVDALGGDAQLLDLLHTLAEADSLATGPGVWGDWKASLIGELVRRCRLVMAGDRLPTPAEIDPELVAKAKWGGVHVELRPGAGKHTHEVTVIAPDTPGLLSEAAGVLALHSLRVLSAALGSEGDSAINTFVVSPKFGDPPDPGLLRQELIRAIAGDLDLPALLAKRERDSVGAKPSPFAQAQPRVIWSDSSLPGQVILELRAEDRIGLLSRLAAALAAAGADVRWARVVTMGAAVVDVFCLELGADDGPERRETIEKAILDVVPRPAPKKPEPTPTTD
- a CDS encoding ammonium transporter codes for the protein MLASSALVLLMTPGLAFFYGGMVRSKNVLNMIMMSIGAMGLIGVLWSLYGYSMAFGDNKFGVIGDPAQFFGLKGLIGGNSADAVKDAAGNITTPEVHIPLAGTIPMTVFVAFQLMFAIITVALISGAVADRLKFGAWMLFAGIWATVVYFPVAHWVFDFDVKDPDGNLVHAGGWIANHLKAIDFAGGTAVHINAGAAGLALVLVLGKRRGWPKTAFRPHNLPFVMLGAGLLWFGWYGFNAGSAVSSNGAAGSTFITTTIATCAAMLGWLLVERLRDGHATSLGAASGIVAGLVAITPSCSSVNVLGALAIGAVAGIACALAVGLKFKLGFDDSLDVVGVHLVGGIVGTLMVGLFLAPESPAATSGLYANTKGLFYGGGIDQLWRQAVGALVVLAFSFVAALIIAYIVKFTIGLRASDEAESLGLDESEHAETAYDFAAVGSTARTAVKEA
- a CDS encoding P-II family nitrogen regulator translates to MKLITAIVKPFTLEDVKTGLEQAGVLGMTVSEVQGYGRQKGHTEVYRGAEYSVDFVPKVRVEVVVDDASVDKVVEVIVEAARTGKIGDGKVWVTPVESIIRVRTGERGTDAL